The following is a genomic window from Malus sylvestris chromosome 7, drMalSylv7.2, whole genome shotgun sequence.
AAACCGTCCTTGAAATGGTGGAAGCGATTAGTATCCCTGACAACAATTTCCCGTTCCGCTATTTTGGAAATGAGCTTAATTGCAATATGACAATCGCTACAAACACGAAGATTCTTGGTAATTCTGATCGGTGTCCCTGGCTCTGTATTTAGAATGGCAAACACTACTGCCAACTTCTCGCTGTGAACTGCTAGATGgcattccttctcctcctcctcgaCATCATGGAGAGCGGAATCAGTCTCAGGGATATAGCCTAACTCCTTCATTTTCCCTACCAACACGTCTAACTCTTCGTATATTTCTTTAGATTGAGGATGTGATCTATCACCAGCAAGAAAAGTATGGACCTGATCGTTGAGCTCAACATTGCTGACACCGGGAATTTTCTTGATTCCTCGGCTCTTCATTATTGATCGGACAGTTGTGACATCTTGCCATCTACCGGCTTTTGCATAGATGTTTGATAACAAGACATAATAACCTGACTGCTCGGGAGCCAATTGGAAAAGGCGATCAGCAGCTAGAAGTCCAACGTTCATGTTAGAGTATACCCGGCAAGCACTAAGCAGAGCACCCCACACTCTTTCATTAGGCTCCAGTGACATCTGTTTGACAAAACTGTAAGCCTCATCCACTTTTCCAGCACGCCCAAACAAATCAACCATGCAAGCACAGTGTTCTATCCTAGGCTCTATCCTGTACTCCTCAGTCATCATTTTAAAGTAATGCTGTCCCTCATCCAGCAATCCTGCGTGGCTGCACGCGGCCATTACCGATACAAATGCAATTGAATCCGGAATCAGGCCCGAATCTTGCATTTTCCTAAAGAGTGTCATGGCATCACGACCTTGTCCACACCTACCATAGGCAGACATCATTGAAGTCCATGATACAACATCCGGAAATTTCATGGCATCAAATACTTCTCTTGCATCTTGTAAACATCCACACTTAGCATACATGTCGATCAATGCATTCTCCAACGACAAATTTGGCCTGAGTCTCTTTTTCTCAACATATTCATGAATTCGTTTCCCTAACAACAGAGCCGAAAGATCCCCACAAGCGGGAAGAACACTGGCGATTGTGACTACATCAGGCTCTATTCCACTCGCCTCCATCTGTAAGAAAATATTAACTGCTTCACTGGGCATTAAATTATTCACATACACCGCTATCATCACATTCCACGAAACCAAACTCTTTTTCACCAATTTCATAAACATATCCTTAACAGACAAAACGTTCTCCGATGAAGTGTTGGACACAGCCGGGAATAGGCTAGCCATGGTACCGGCATCTGGTTTAAGCCCCAACGCCTCCATTTCCCTACAAACCTCTAACGCATCATTGAACAGTCCATTTTGAGCATACCCGGCAACCAAAGAATTACAAGAAACCACATCTTTACACGGCATCTCATCTAGAACACTCCGAGCCTCCACCAAACAACCGCATTTCCCATACATGGCAATCAAACCATTCCCAATAAACAAATTCACATCAAGGCCAACTTTCACAACAGCACCATGAATTTGCAACCCAACCCACAAATTATCCGACCCGGAACACGCCTTCAGCACACAAGGGAACGTATAATTATCCGGGTTAAAACCCTTGGCAGACATAGTTTTGTAAACAAGAAGAGCATCATGGTACAAATGGTTGTTCACATAGCTCCTGATCATGACATTAAAGAAGACAACATTCTTCTCAGGAATTTCGTCGAATATGTGGCGTGCGATTCCTGGTTCTCCGCAAGCAGCATAGGCCCTCATGAGTTTGATGCCCAGCGATGCGTCCGAATGGAGATTTTGGTTGACGAGGATGCTGGAATGGAGTTTCTTCAGTGTTTTGATATCTGGGATTTGATCAAGTATTTTACCAAACACTTGGTGTGCAAGAACTGGGTCCTGTAGGAAAGGTTCGGTTTTTCGAGTAGATGTTATGATGGCTGGTAGTTGTCTGGCAGTTGTAAACTGGCGGGAAATGGGAGTAATGGCTCTCATGAATTGGACTGTGGTGTTGTGAACATGGGTTTGGGTTAGTTTAGTTTAGCAACTACAAATTTTTCGGAGAAACTTCGGTAGAACTGCTGATTAGGATAATTCTCACACTgatagaaataatataaaattgaatgagatAAGAATACAAAAGAATTTTTTCATGACTCgataaataatttaataaaccaataacattttttttgtgtttcaGAAGCTTtattacacaatttttttttgaagaccTCTTGCTTCTACTTCCCTACTTTTGCTATCACCTCGACAACTTTCAACCTAATGCTAAATgctaatataaaagaaaagaactcTTTTGTTgccaaaaaataagaaaaaaaagaaaagaactctTTCTATATACTTTTTTCAGATCCGTTGCTACCGAAATAGTCTCCCGTGAGTAGTGCTCTATGAATGACGTGATTAAATAGTGACAACAATTTTTCTGGTATGTTGAACGGGAAAAATGAAACGGGTcttgacaacaacaacaaagcattttcccactttgttttgaaaaattaaaaatcacacattgttttttattaatttttgttgttgaataCCACTAAGAAAATAATAGAACTGTTTTACTGAAAATTAATAATACAATTAAAGAGAGAAGCTTGCACTTGAAAATCAAATGGTTTAAGTTGAGCTGCTTTTGGTAAGACTATAATATATGCTTTCCGTGTCTCATTGCAGCTCCATTTCACTGGTCATCATCCTGGAACAATGCTTTCGAAACAGAACCACACGGCTGGCTACTGTATTCTCGGCAATCTTCTTCGTCATCCCAGCTGCTTTGCGAGCATGAGCGTTTGATTCCTGTCATTGGGGTTTCACATACCCTGTCATCACATGACCCTCTATGATCCTTCCTTTTAAACAGCTTTCGAAGCGGATTGGACTTCGGTTTCAATGGTTTTAGCTGTTTTGGGGCCCAAACTCTCTGCAGATCGGGCATCCTTCTTGTGAAAGAAGCGAATCTTCGAgctctctctctactctcttgAGCTTCAACTAACTTGCGAGCATGGTCGTCGTTTTGTTTAACCTCTTCAGCGGTTGGTCTTCCACTATCAGTTTTCAGCAGACCAAGGGACTCACCTTCTGCTGACAATGAGTCCcagattttgtaattttcatcCACTTCATCTCTCTTTGGTTTTTCTCTACAGGATCGATTGCTGTCCTCGCTGTTGAGTAAACTATTAGGGAGTTCTTCCTCGTCAGCAAACAGCAACAAATCCATTTTCATATAGATTTTGTGAACCACGTCCTCAAGTGTCTCACAGTATCTGAAAGTATGGGAGTTCAAAGATTAGTCTATCAGCTTAATCTTCATCTAACAAAAATGGAGTGCCGGCAAATGTACTTTAGGGAAAACGAATGACAGATCATTTGACTCCATGTTCAAGAATCACATTGTAGATTAATATGTTATTGCAAAAGTTGTATGTGCACTCCCAACTCACTCAGAAAAACATGGGTACGATGTGCGAATAACTGGCGGAAATCCTGcatatttacactaaaatgGAAAGACACTTAACTCCtctaaaataataaagataaaCACTTTCCTTAAATTTTGCAAAATTCAAAAGTACATAGGACAGCATTTGGTAGACGATAAGTAATATCCAATAGCAAAAATGGAAAACAATGGCACTTGACATGCCTACATGTTGAGATGTGAATCATAGATTGAATTTAGTGTGCTCTAGCCTTTTAGAGAAAGCCGTGATGTCTCAATAAACATCGAAAGAAGGTAAAGATTACGATTTCAGAGGTAGGAGATTTCAACCATGTAGAGACTCATTACCTGTTTTTTATGATCTTTTCAACATAATCATCTACACTCCAGTCACCAAAGAAGCCTCCCTCCAGATGACACcgaattttctccaaaaatgAGCAAATATGTTTTACAAACTTCTGTTTCATAGACTCTGGAATACTTGCACCAACCTCTGATTGCAGTATCTCCATCCGGAAAAATATCTGCAATTCATATCTAGTACTCAGTGAAGGAAAAGTATGAATGTAACCAGAGACAAATTATCATAGTAGTTaagttataaatgaaaaaggaTACTCTCGAACAATATTTCCCGAAGCAAGTCCTTCAGATTCTGAATCAGATGCTTTAACAGAGAGGTTGCAGCTTTTCTGCCTTGCATTGATATCCTTGGGATCTCTGAGTAGAAGTTTTAACACCTCGGCAGCAACCAAATCATCAGTAGCACCAGAATTTACAAGAGGAGTTTGACTCTCTGACAGGGCTTCTGCTTCCCGCTTTGTATTTAACCAATATATGGATGAATTCACAAGCCGATATGCCAAAGCCCCCAAGTCTACTGCTTCATATTCAAGTCCTTGCTGGATCTTGTTGGATAGACTACTGAAAAAAGCTTCCAACGTTTCTGATCTAAATTCCAAAGCAGCTTCATCTTGTATACCAGAAGCCACAGTCAAAGAATTTTCTCCAATggaaggagatgaagaaattggCTGTTCACTTTCTTGGTGCAAGTTATCCAACCTATTGTCCATCTCTTTTTTATGGAGCTTGTCTGCCTGGGATTCTTTCTCCTCTATTAGGCCACATTCGCTAGACTTTTTAATCTGTTTCATCCAGCATTTCAGAAATCTCATCTTTTTTGAGTTATACCATTCCCTGGCAAAGTAAACCTCTTCCAAACCTAGCTCTGAGTGTTCAAATGCTGCCTTGCAGAAAGCACTCCATGTGAGATCTTGTAGCAAATGTGAATTTCTTTTGATATTCCGCTTCCTTCCATCCTTGCCTGCAGAATGCTTATTAGGTGGCCCAGTTTGGTCCAAATCAGCATTCGGTTTGCaaatctcattcttcatctttGGACTTAATCGGTCTGCTTTTGCTCCACCAATATCATGCACTTTTGTCTGAGGGTGAAATCCTTCGTCCACAATAAACAGAAGAGCCGAAGAAACTGTGAAAGGCTTAAGGATTGCGGTATATGATACACCACTGTCATTTGAAAGAGACACTAATGCTCCATGACCATTCCTATATAAGAAACTCAAGAGAATCTGCCAACTGGGTGTAGATTTTCTCTTTGCATTCTCACCCAAGTCCACTGCTAGCATTTCTAGAACCTTATCTGCATAATAATTGCCAAAACTTTCTTTTCCATCTTTACCAGGTTTTTCCGAACCTTCACATACAAGGAGAGGATCAGATAAGTGCCCCCTGAATTTCAGAAACTCATTATACTTTTGCAAAGCCATAACCTGAAACTTTGTCACGCCTTTACCAAAATTCCCCCAGAACAATTCCTTCAGTTTACCACCTTTTGTTTGTGAATTCATGATTTCTAGGGAAAAGAATGTATCATCAGCTGCATTTCTAGGCAACATCTTCAAATC
Proteins encoded in this region:
- the LOC126629328 gene encoding putative pentatricopeptide repeat-containing protein At3g49142 — its product is MRAITPISRQFTTARQLPAIITSTRKTEPFLQDPVLAHQVFGKILDQIPDIKTLKKLHSSILVNQNLHSDASLGIKLMRAYAACGEPGIARHIFDEIPEKNVVFFNVMIRSYVNNHLYHDALLVYKTMSAKGFNPDNYTFPCVLKACSGSDNLWVGLQIHGAVVKVGLDVNLFIGNGLIAMYGKCGCLVEARSVLDEMPCKDVVSCNSLVAGYAQNGLFNDALEVCREMEALGLKPDAGTMASLFPAVSNTSSENVLSVKDMFMKLVKKSLVSWNVMIAVYVNNLMPSEAVNIFLQMEASGIEPDVVTIASVLPACGDLSALLLGKRIHEYVEKKRLRPNLSLENALIDMYAKCGCLQDAREVFDAMKFPDVVSWTSMMSAYGRCGQGRDAMTLFRKMQDSGLIPDSIAFVSVMAACSHAGLLDEGQHYFKMMTEEYRIEPRIEHCACMVDLFGRAGKVDEAYSFVKQMSLEPNERVWGALLSACRVYSNMNVGLLAADRLFQLAPEQSGYYVLLSNIYAKAGRWQDVTTVRSIMKSRGIKKIPGVSNVELNDQVHTFLAGDRSHPQSKEIYEELDVLVGKMKELGYIPETDSALHDVEEEEKECHLAVHSEKLAVVFAILNTEPGTPIRITKNLRVCSDCHIAIKLISKIAEREIVVRDTNRFHHFKDGLCSCGDYW
- the LOC126629324 gene encoding uncharacterized protein LOC126629324; this encodes MASDRSSGDPIADYGKTQRIVLLLDLNPLLHLQNPAPFLTALLSAVKTLLSFPPLSSSLFAFRPFFSSLSPLLSSSKIPTSLSLSFHLPGPSFNSLSQTLNSLPAFRRDPLSPPRASNLAASLRQLVHDYAWDPVVCDPVTGMFSNCDSIAVRSNLVVLFSPLCVPANCLTEFLNVGVGDESLENVNAFSERFRGFFENVNDAFMSRDIQCSWVDVRYELECGEGEVGNDEDKTRFEFFESGVRSLGWGFCSTDSIVLGSALVPFGLIYPEIGISSKFFGCTDSHKKVNAQLSLEILDVSGKPLECKFCDLQLVDLKMLPRNAADDTFFSLEIMNSQTKGGKLKELFWGNFGKGVTKFQVMALQKYNEFLKFRGHLSDPLLVCEGSEKPGKDGKESFGNYYADKVLEMLAVDLGENAKRKSTPSWQILLSFLYRNGHGALVSLSNDSGVSYTAILKPFTVSSALLFIVDEGFHPQTKVHDIGGAKADRLSPKMKNEICKPNADLDQTGPPNKHSAGKDGRKRNIKRNSHLLQDLTWSAFCKAAFEHSELGLEEVYFAREWYNSKKMRFLKCWMKQIKKSSECGLIEEKESQADKLHKKEMDNRLDNLHQESEQPISSSPSIGENSLTVASGIQDEAALEFRSETLEAFFSSLSNKIQQGLEYEAVDLGALAYRLVNSSIYWLNTKREAEALSESQTPLVNSGATDDLVAAEVLKLLLRDPKDINARQKSCNLSVKASDSESEGLASGNIVREYELQIFFRMEILQSEVGASIPESMKQKFVKHICSFLEKIRCHLEGGFFGDWSVDDYVEKIIKNRYCETLEDVVHKIYMKMDLLLFADEEELPNSLLNSEDSNRSCREKPKRDEVDENYKIWDSLSAEGESLGLLKTDSGRPTAEEVKQNDDHARKLVEAQESRERARRFASFTRRMPDLQRVWAPKQLKPLKPKSNPLRKLFKRKDHRGSCDDRVCETPMTGIKRSCSQSSWDDEEDCREYSSQPCGSVSKALFQDDDQ